The Canis lupus baileyi chromosome 11, mCanLup2.hap1, whole genome shotgun sequence genome includes a window with the following:
- the LOC140642574 gene encoding uncharacterized protein isoform X1 gives MVGRVERGFLRCLLPDPELAQGPAAASLFSPWGRCVPTVLWCVWNRVSWVCGPAEAARLGTEVSCLASEHCLHRAPHRTGGESGRKRSSAPPPQGRELPCTANRGQCRLKGERASAMKWNPISLTKPSWTELLEHEVQQLLPALLLRDIISIFSFLENYSEFASTEEVLDLLFTKAISCILDIWLEYYQEDFHQLPEFPSLKKLLEFMRQRMPGSDLEHCAWCYLKKFIHLHAAEPEAKASAREQHPEPPQEPAPASTVGPAAPSGPEVIEQVLAAGAEGLARTEIPAAESKPLQIVVTALFHCSTLEEPPAPLATPEEE, from the exons ATGGTGGGAAGGGTGGAAAGAGGATTCCTGAGGTGCCTCTTACCTGACCCAGAGTTAGCCCAAGGCCCTGCAGCTGCATCCCTTTTCTCTCCTTGGGGGAGGTGTGTGCCGACTGTGCTGTGGTGTGTCTGGAATAGAGTCAGCTGGGTATGCGGCCCAGCCGAGGCAGCCAGACTGGGCACTGAGGTCTCCTGCCTGGCTTCTGAGCACTGTCTTCACAGAGCTCCACACAGGACTGGGGGTGAGAGCGGGAGGAAGAGGTCGTCTGCCCCACCGCCTCAAGGGAGGGAATTGCCCTGCACAGCTAACAGAGGCCAGTGCAGGCTTAag ggtgAAAGGGCGTCGGCCATGAAGTGGAATCCGATCTCCCTGACAAAGCCCAGCTGGACGGAGCTGCTGGAGCACGAAGTACAACAACTGCTGCCCGCCTTGCTGCTCAGGGACATCATctctattttcagtttcttagaaaactatAGTGAATTTGCCAGCACTGAAgaggtgctggacctgctgttTACCAA ggcaaTCTCCTGTATCCTGGACATTTGGCTGGAGTACTATCAGGAGGATTTTCATCAGCTCCCAGAATTTCCCTCCCTGAAAAAGCTGCTGGAATTCATGAGGCAGCGCATGCCAGGCTCAGACCTGGAACACTGTGCCTGGTGTTACCTCAAAAAATTCATACACCTCCATGCAGCGGAGCCAGAGGCTAAGG CTTCAGCCCGAGAACAACACCCTGAACCACCTCAAGAGCCCGCCCCAGCTtcgactgtggggcctgctgcacCTTCAGGGCCTGAGGTGATCGAGCAGgtcctggctgctggggctgagggcttggcccGAACTGAGATACCGGCTGCTGAGTCGAAGCCCCTGCAGATAGTGGTCACTGCTCTATTTCACTGCTCCACCCTGGAGGAGCCACCTGCACCCTTGGCCACCCCAGAGGAGGAGTAG
- the LOC140642574 gene encoding uncharacterized protein isoform X2, with translation MCGQIQGVKPLTQGERASAMKWNPISLTKPSWTELLEHEVQQLLPALLLRDIISIFSFLENYSEFASTEEVLDLLFTKAISCILDIWLEYYQEDFHQLPEFPSLKKLLEFMRQRMPGSDLEHCAWCYLKKFIHLHAAEPEAKASAREQHPEPPQEPAPASTVGPAAPSGPEVIEQVLAAGAEGLARTEIPAAESKPLQIVVTALFHCSTLEEPPAPLATPEEE, from the exons ATGTGTGGTCAAATTCAAGGGGTGAAGCCATTAACGCAG ggtgAAAGGGCGTCGGCCATGAAGTGGAATCCGATCTCCCTGACAAAGCCCAGCTGGACGGAGCTGCTGGAGCACGAAGTACAACAACTGCTGCCCGCCTTGCTGCTCAGGGACATCATctctattttcagtttcttagaaaactatAGTGAATTTGCCAGCACTGAAgaggtgctggacctgctgttTACCAA ggcaaTCTCCTGTATCCTGGACATTTGGCTGGAGTACTATCAGGAGGATTTTCATCAGCTCCCAGAATTTCCCTCCCTGAAAAAGCTGCTGGAATTCATGAGGCAGCGCATGCCAGGCTCAGACCTGGAACACTGTGCCTGGTGTTACCTCAAAAAATTCATACACCTCCATGCAGCGGAGCCAGAGGCTAAGG CTTCAGCCCGAGAACAACACCCTGAACCACCTCAAGAGCCCGCCCCAGCTtcgactgtggggcctgctgcacCTTCAGGGCCTGAGGTGATCGAGCAGgtcctggctgctggggctgagggcttggcccGAACTGAGATACCGGCTGCTGAGTCGAAGCCCCTGCAGATAGTGGTCACTGCTCTATTTCACTGCTCCACCCTGGAGGAGCCACCTGCACCCTTGGCCACCCCAGAGGAGGAGTAG